A single window of Ischnura elegans chromosome 8, ioIscEleg1.1, whole genome shotgun sequence DNA harbors:
- the LOC124164412 gene encoding uncharacterized protein LOC124164412, with product MPAYLWGYQLMGDNHAVRLGERLGYPLEGRFPRRIGLARSGAHVLHLLQEVVSAAEVPERTIIIIGTDDLRNGTSIRRMKAAFYSLIRELLRRGCRDVVVVEVFPAPRLTETIASRMRLKSYNRWLRGWERESIRVIGTGGLFDHENYESLINGRRDHIHLNDRGYQQLLKILENKIFKIYVVCILPLPLVCLYLYIRDDSRNICI from the exons ATGCCGGCCTACCTCTGGGGCTATCAGTTGATGGGGGACAACCATGCCGTCCGCCTGGGGGAAAGACTAGGATATCCCCTAGAGGGAA GGTTTCCCCGGCGGATTGGCCTGGCGAGGAGTGGGGCCCACGTCCTCCATCTCCTCCAGGAGGTAGTGTCGGCGGCTGAGGTACCAGAGCGAACGATTATAATAATCGGCACCGATGACCTCAGGAAT GGCACAAGCATCCGCAGGATGAAAGCCGCTTTTTACAGCCTCATTCGGGAGCTGTTGAGGCGGGGATGCCGGGATGTAGTTGTAGTAGAAGTTTTCCCGGCCCCCCGCCTGACGGAGACGATAGCCTCCCGAATGAGGCTGAAATCATATAACAGGTGGTTGCGGGGGTGGGAGCGAG AAAGCATCCGGGTAATTGGGACGGGAGGATTATTTGACCATGAGAATTATGAGTC ATTAATCAACGGAAGGAGAGACCATATACATTTGAACGATCGTGGATACCagcaattattaaaaattttggaaaataaaatttttaaaatttacgttgTGTGTATACTTCCACTTCCTCTTGTCTGCCTTTACTTGTatatcagggacgattcgcggaatatctgcaTATAG